One Terriglobales bacterium genomic region harbors:
- a CDS encoding pyridoxal-dependent decarboxylase has product MSASTGPAAAPEWNAYVEDFRRAGHEVVDWIAHYLEHTRDYPVLPKVKPGDLTDALPPSAPESAETYAAILRDFDDIIVPAVTHWNHPRFMAYFATSASAPAILAEALSAALNTNGLHWKTSPAVAELEQVALGWLRQWLGLPDDYFGMIYDTASVSSLHALAAAREMADPEARVEGSRPLLTLYTSAESHSSIEKAAIALGIGQKNVRKIPVDAEYRMRPDALAQSIEADVQQGKHPFCVVATVGTTSSTSVDPVAAIAGIAEKHKLWLHIDAAYAGPAAILPECRYIFEGAERAHSIVLNPHKWMFTPVDLSAFYTRRPDILRRAFSLIPEYLRASEDPRAINMMDYGIPLGRRFRSLKLWFLMRYFGRERTQAILRRHIAWAKQLAETIRRDARFEVVAPVPFSVVCFRYKGSDEENRALLEAVNATREVFLSHTVLNGRIVLRVAIGNLQTTWEDVQRAWELLQEKSKMLA; this is encoded by the coding sequence ATGTCTGCCAGCACGGGTCCAGCAGCGGCGCCGGAGTGGAACGCCTATGTCGAGGATTTCCGCCGCGCCGGCCATGAAGTCGTGGATTGGATTGCCCATTATCTGGAACACACACGCGATTACCCCGTCCTGCCGAAGGTCAAGCCCGGCGACCTGACCGACGCGCTGCCACCGTCAGCGCCCGAATCCGCCGAAACCTACGCCGCCATCCTGCGGGATTTCGACGACATCATTGTTCCCGCGGTCACGCACTGGAACCATCCGCGCTTCATGGCCTATTTCGCAACCAGCGCATCCGCGCCCGCCATCCTGGCCGAGGCGCTCTCGGCCGCGCTCAACACGAATGGCCTGCATTGGAAGACTTCGCCGGCCGTCGCTGAACTGGAGCAGGTCGCACTCGGCTGGTTGCGGCAGTGGCTGGGCTTGCCCGACGATTACTTCGGCATGATTTACGACACGGCGTCGGTGAGCAGCCTGCACGCGCTCGCGGCTGCGCGCGAGATGGCCGATCCGGAGGCGCGCGTCGAGGGTTCCAGGCCGCTGCTCACACTCTATACCTCTGCCGAATCGCATTCCTCCATCGAGAAGGCGGCCATTGCGCTCGGCATCGGGCAGAAAAACGTCCGCAAGATCCCGGTGGATGCGGAGTACCGCATGCGTCCCGACGCGCTCGCGCAGTCCATCGAAGCGGACGTGCAGCAAGGCAAGCATCCTTTCTGCGTGGTCGCGACGGTGGGTACGACGTCGAGCACCAGCGTCGATCCGGTGGCCGCGATTGCCGGTATTGCCGAGAAGCACAAACTGTGGCTGCACATCGATGCCGCGTATGCCGGGCCGGCGGCGATTCTTCCCGAATGCCGCTACATTTTCGAAGGCGCGGAGCGCGCGCACTCGATCGTGTTGAATCCGCACAAGTGGATGTTCACGCCGGTGGACCTGAGCGCGTTCTACACCCGCAGGCCCGACATCCTGCGGCGCGCGTTTTCGCTGATCCCCGAATATCTGCGCGCCAGCGAAGACCCCCGAGCCATCAACATGATGGACTACGGCATTCCTCTCGGCCGGCGTTTCCGCTCGCTCAAGCTATGGTTCCTGATGCGCTACTTCGGGCGTGAGCGCACGCAGGCAATCCTGCGCCGGCACATCGCGTGGGCGAAACAGCTCGCCGAGACCATCCGTCGCGATGCTCGGTTCGAAGTGGTCGCGCCCGTGCCCTTCTCTGTCGTTTGCTTCCGCTACAAGGGCAGTGACGAGGAGAACCGCGCCCTGCTGGAGGCGGTGAATGCGACGCGCGAGGTCTTCCTGTCGCATACCGTGTTGAATGGAAGGATCGTGCTGCGCGTGGCCATCGGCAACCTGCAGACAACCTGGGAAGACGTGCAG
- a CDS encoding SAM-dependent methyltransferase: MTLREYIEQEIRDRGPIPFSRYMELCLYGAPGGDPAGYYSRSQEQFGKTGDFYTSSDVHAVFGRLLARQFEEMWRALDSPQRIDLVELGPGRGLFAQDVLDWSVKKFPELARALRYTLVESSTELARRLRERFADRIASGTVKVAASLDELRGPYDNAVVFANEFFDALPVEIVADRGQVYVDAEQGRFVERFRRPSSAARDFLDRYGMLPGEGERVEACSAALHWIKTISAVMRRGFTVLIDYGYTREEQLAGRHRDTLMTYRRHSAGTNPYEAPGEQDITAHVNFTALQQAGMAVGLEPLALMTQAQFLMGIGEENQFADAFEGCQLPQERAKVALQLKHVATPVGMGEVFNALLMGKRIDERTAKKLSGLKFARSHEGETRNQGQKAKRLLMQRHPG; encoded by the coding sequence ATGACGTTACGGGAATACATCGAGCAGGAAATCCGTGACCGCGGACCAATCCCCTTCTCGCGCTACATGGAGCTGTGCCTGTACGGCGCGCCCGGAGGCGATCCGGCCGGTTATTACTCGCGCTCGCAGGAACAATTTGGGAAAACCGGTGACTTCTACACTTCCAGCGACGTGCACGCCGTCTTCGGCCGCCTGCTGGCGCGGCAGTTCGAGGAGATGTGGCGCGCGCTGGATTCTCCCCAGCGCATTGACCTGGTGGAACTCGGCCCGGGGCGTGGATTGTTCGCGCAGGATGTTCTGGACTGGTCGGTCAAGAAATTTCCCGAGCTGGCGCGCGCCCTGCGCTACACCCTGGTGGAAAGCTCGACGGAACTGGCGCGGCGATTGCGGGAGCGCTTTGCCGATCGGATCGCGAGCGGAACGGTCAAGGTTGCAGCAAGCCTCGATGAGTTACGGGGGCCGTACGACAACGCGGTCGTCTTTGCCAATGAATTTTTTGACGCGCTGCCGGTCGAGATCGTCGCGGACCGCGGGCAGGTATACGTTGACGCCGAGCAGGGGCGCTTTGTAGAGAGATTCCGGCGGCCCTCGTCGGCAGCGCGCGATTTCCTTGATCGGTACGGCATGCTGCCCGGGGAAGGCGAGCGTGTGGAAGCCTGTTCCGCGGCATTGCATTGGATCAAAACCATCTCCGCCGTGATGCGGCGGGGGTTCACCGTGCTGATCGATTACGGTTACACGCGCGAGGAGCAGCTTGCGGGACGTCATCGCGACACGCTCATGACCTACCGCCGCCACTCCGCCGGAACCAATCCTTACGAGGCCCCGGGCGAGCAGGACATTACGGCGCATGTGAACTTCACGGCGCTGCAGCAGGCAGGAATGGCCGTCGGATTGGAACCGCTAGCGTTAATGACACAGGCGCAGTTCCTGATGGGCATTGGGGAAGAAAACCAGTTCGCCGACGCCTTTGAGGGATGCCAGTTACCGCAGGAGCGGGCCAAGGTTGCGCTCCAGCTCAAGCACGTCGCCACCCCGGTAGGGATGGGCGAAGTGTTTAATGCGCTCCTCATGGGAAAGAGAATCGATGAGCGTACCGCGAAAAAACTGAGCGGGCTGAAGTTCGCCAGGAGCCATGAAGGAGAGACTAGAAACCAGGGCCAGAAAGCTAAGCGCCTTCTTATGCAGCGTCATCCAGGCTGA